The Fusobacterium sp. DD2 genomic interval TAGAGGTAATGGACGGAATATATAAGACTCTCACAGATATGGGTTTTAAGACTGGAAATATCCTTGAACCGTCTGCAGGAGTTGGTAACTTCATTGGTAATATGCCAAGTGAAATAAAAGGCTCTAAAGTATATGGAGTAGAAAAAGATAGTCTAAGCGGAAGAATAGCAAGAGAGCTTTATCCTGAAGCTAATATTCAAATTAAAGGCTTTGAAGAAACAAACTTCTCAAATAACTTTTTCGATTTAGTTATAGGAAATGTTCCCTTTGGAGATTTTAAAGTTAACGATCGTGAATATAACAGAAATAACTTTCTGATTCACGATTATTTTTTTGCAAAGTCAATAGATAAGGTTAGAAATGGAGGAATTATTGCCTTCATAACTTCATCTGGAACTATGGATAAAAAAGATGAATCTGTTAGAAAATATATTAATGCAAGATGTGAGTTTTTAGGAGCTATGAGGCTTCCTAATACTACATTTAAAGGACTTGCTGGTACAGAAGTTACTTCAGATATTATTTTTTTAAAGAAGAGAGATTCAGTTATAGAAAGAGATGATGATTGGATTCATCTAGCTATTGATAATAAGGGTTTGACTTATAATAAATACTTCGTAGATAATCCACAAATGGTATTAGGGGATATGAAAGAAGTATCTGGTAGATTTGGAAATACTATCACTTGTAATGAAAAAGAAGATGAAAATCTAAAGGATTTAATGGATCTTGCAAGTAAGGAAATATCTTCAAATTCAAAATATGAAGAGGTTGAACTATTGGAAGATGAAGAATTAAGTCTTCCAGCAACAGACGATGTTAAAAACTTTTCTTACACTATTATTGACGAAGATGTCTATCTAAGAGAAAACTCAGTCTTAATCAAGCAGAATATATCAGATAAAAACAAAGAAAAGATAAAAGATTATCTTGATGTTATGAATGCTTTAAAAGATGTAATAGAAAAACAAAAGGACGATTATTCAGACGCGGAAATAAAAGAATCACAAGCAAAGTTAAATGAAGTCTATGATAACTTTTCAAAGAAACATGGCTTTATTAACTCCTTATCAAACACTAGAGCCTTAAAGGAAGACTCAAACTTTCCTTTGGTATCATCAATAGAAATACTTGATGATGAGGATAATTTCAAAGCTAAGAGTGATATATTCTCAAAAAGAACAATAACAAAGGCAAAAGTAGTAGACCATGTAGATAATTCCCTTGAAGCCTTAGTCTTATCAGTTTCACAAAAGGGATATGTAGATTTTGAATATATGGAATCTATCACAAGTAAAGATAGGGACACCTTAATTGGTGAACTTGAGGGCGAGATATTTTTAGATATTAAGGACACAGACCTAATAAATAACAGAATGCCCTTTGAAAACTTTAACAATGACGATCCATTTCATTTTTCATATGTATCGGCTGATGAGTATCTAAGTGGCAATATTAGAGAAAAGATTGGTTACCTCAATTCATATATCGGAGAAATTGAAAATGTAATAGATCTAGCACCTCCTGAAAAGAAAGACACATTATTAAACGAGTTAGGCAAACTCAAATACCAAAGAGAGAAATTACAAGAAGTTATGCCTGAAGAACTCACTGCTTCTGATATAAATGTAAGACTAGGAGCAACATGGATACCTCAGAAAGATATAGAAGACTTTACCTTTAATCTTTTAAAAACACCTGGTTATGATAGGTGGAATATAAATGTTAGGTTTTCGCCACACACAAGTGAATGGAACATTGAAGGTAAAAGTGTTGACTCAACTAATGACCTTGCTAACATGACTTATGGTACAAGTAGAGTAAACGCCTATAAGCTAATTGAAAATGCCCTTAATCTAAAAGATACAAAGGTATTTGATCAAGTAATAAATGATGATGGTTCTAAGACTTCTGTATTGAATAAAAAAGAAACTATGCTTGCAAGTCAAAAGCAAGAACTGATTAAAGAAGAATTTAAGAATTGGATATTTGAAGATCCTGATAGAAGATATAGGCTAGAGAAGATTTATAATGAAAAATTCAATTCAATTAGAAATAGAGAATTTGATGGTTCTAACTTAACTTTTGATGGAATGAATACTGAAATCAGACTTCGAGAACATCAGAAAAACGCCATAGCAAGGACTCTTTATGGTGGAAATACACTACTTGCCCATGTAGTAGGAGCAGGAAAAACTTTTGAAATGGTAGCTTCTGCTATGGAATCTAAAAAGTTAGGACTTGCAAGTAAATCATTATTTGTAGTTCCTAACCATCTAACTACTCAAATTGGTAGAGAGTTTATGCAATTATATCCGTCAGCAAATATTATGGTGGCTGATAAAAAAGACTTTCAACCAAAAAATAGAAAAAGATTTATTGGTAGGATTGCAACAGGAGAATATGACGCAGTCATCATAGGACACTCTCAATTTGAAAAAATACCAATGTCTAAGGAATACCAGGTAAGGCATATACAAGACCAAATAGATGATATAGTTTCCTTTATTGATGAGAACAAAAGAAATAGAGGAGAAAATTTCACTGTAAAACAACTGGAAAAGACAAAGAAGAAACTCTTGGTAAGACTGGAAAAACTAAATGATGATTTTAAAAAGGATGATGTAATAACCTTTGAAGAACTAGGAGTAGATAAGTTATTTATAGACGAAGCTCATAATTACAAAAACTTATTCTTGCATACAAAGATGAGAAATGTTGCGGGTATCGGTCAAAGTGAAGCTTTTAAGTCTTCGGATATGTATATGAAATGTAGGTATATGGATGAAATGACAGATGGAAAGGGAGTTGTATTTGCTACTGGTACACCAATATCAAATTCAATGACAGAGCTTTATACCATGCAAAGATACCTTCAATATGACGATTTAAAGGCAAGAGGATTAGAACATTTTGACGCTTGGGCTTCTACTTTTGGAGAAACAGAAAACACCTTTGAATTATCTCCTGAAGGTACTGGATATAGGCAAAAGACAAGATTTTCAAAGTTTTATAACTTACCAGAACTGATGAGCATGTTTAAAGAAGTAGCAGATATAAAGACTTCAGATATGTTAAATTTGCCAGTGCCAGAAGCAAATTTTGAAGTTATTAAAACAAAACCTACTGAGGAACAAAAAGAAATATTAGAAGCTATTTCAGAAAGAGCTGACGCAGTTAGAAATAACCAAGTCGAGCCAACAGAAGATAATATGCTAAAGATTACAAATGATGGTAAAAAACTTGCCCTTGATCAAAGATTAATAAATCCACTACTTCCCGATGATCCTGATTCAAAGGTAAATGTATGTGTAAAAAATATCTTTTCGATCTGGGATAAGACAAAAGAAAATTCATCGACCCAATTAGTATTTTCAGATATGTCTACACCAAAAGGAGATGGAGAATTTAATATCTATGATGATATTAGAAATAAGCTAGTAAATATGGGAATACCAAAAGAGGAAATAGCCTTTATCCACGAAGCAGATACAGACAAACAAAAAGATGAACTGTTCTCTAAGGTAAGAAGAGGAGAAGTAAGAGTCTTATTAGGATCTACTCAAAAAATGGGAGCAGGTACAAATGTACAAAATAAACTAATAGCCTTACATGATTTAGACGTCCCTTGGAGACCGTCTGACCTAGAGCAAAGAAGTGGTAGAATTGTTCGTCAAGGTAATGAAAATGATAAGGTAAATATCTTTAGATATGTGACAGAAAATACCTTTGATGCTTATTTGTGGCAGACAATAGAAAATAAGCAGAAATTCATATCCCAAATAATGACAAGCAAGACACCTGTGCGTGTTGCAGAAGATGTTGATGAGGCAAGTCTATCTTATTCAGAGATTAAGGCTTTGGCTACTGGCAATCCTCTAATTAAAGAAAAAATGGATTTAGATAACGAAGTTACAAAACTAAAAATGCTTGAAGCAAACTATAAGTCTAATAAATATAAGATTGAAGATAAGGTAAATAAAATTTATCCTCAAAGTATTTTAAAAACTGAAATGGAAATACAAGCAGTTAAAGAAGATGTTGCAAGTATTGAGAAATTAGGAGATGGGGAAAGTAAATTTACTTCAATCACTCTTGGTGCAAATAAAATTTTAGGTAAGAAAGAGGCTGGAGAGAAACTATTAGAAAAAATAAAAAATGTAAAGATAAATGATAGCAAGGTTATTGGTAAATATAGAAATTTAGACTTACAAGTTTCATATAACTTTATGACAAATACCCACACTTTTAAACTTCTAGGAAAAGCAGAATACTTCGGAGAGTTTTCAAACTCTACTGATGGCAATATAACAAGGCTTGATAATGCCATTGAAAAAATACCTGCAAGACTTGAGAGATTAAATCAAAACCTTGAAAACTATAAAGAATCTTTAGAAAATGCCAAAGTAGAATTGACTAAACCATTTGAAAAAGCAGATGAGTTAAGGGATAAGACGCTAAGACTAGCTGAAATTAATAAACTTTTAGATATGGGAGAAGTAGAAGAATTAGAAAACCAATCACCACTATTAGAAGATTTAAAGAGGGCGATAGTTGATTATTCTAACTACGAGTTTTCAGAATCTAATAGCTATGAAGACTTCGACAAACTATACCCTGATTTAAGTCATATAGGACTTGCCTATACAGAAACACCAGATGGGAAGCACTCTATTCAATATGAGGTAAATTTGGAAGAAAAAACATGGACTCAGTATGTAGATGATGTAGCTATTAGAACAGAATCTTTTGTAGAAGAAGATATATCTAATTCACAAGCTCTTAAAGATATTACCGAAGCCATAAAGATGTCAAGTTTTGATGATCTGGTATCAGTAGATGAAGAAGATTTAAAACAAGCACTAGGATTAGAAATAGATGATGATGGAAACTTCTATGATCCACTAGCAAAAGATCTGGATAATGACGGAATACCAGATAGATATGACAATGATTTTAAAGATAGTGATTACTTTGAATCCACTTATGATGTAGAGGATAACTTTCAAGCAAGGGAAGAGAAACCATCAATATTAGGACAAATATCAAAATTCAAATCGGAAGAAGAAAAAGATAAAAATCAAGAAAAAAGTGAAAAAGGACAAGAAAGATAGAGGAGAGCGAAAGGCTCTCCTTATTTAATACAAGGAGGAAATTATGGAATACAAAGATATTAGAGAAAACTTAGAAGAAATGATGAATGATAATTACAAGGATTTTATAAAAGCACTTGTGAGCATAGAAAAAGGTGTTAATGATAAAAAGGCACTTGAAGAAGTCTATGTTTTATATATGAACAATGACACAACAGGTCTACTAAGTGATGACTTTGACTATATGATTGATGATATGAAAGAACAAGGTAAGATTGTTGAAAATGTCAGTGATATTGAAGAAAAAGACGATCTTATAAATATCGTGGGCAATATAGCTGGTCAAGTAGAAAATCTTGAAAGAGAAAATGCAAATGGAGAAAAATTCAAAGTAAGTAATTTTTTAATTGTTTCAAAAGATGACGATGGGAATAAAGTTTATACCAATTGTTCAGCCTATGGAGATAAGACAAAAGATTTAGAGAACTTAAAGCAAGGAGATTTTGTTAAAATATTTGGACAAGTAAAAACAAGTATTGATAACAACGGAAAGGAACATAAGAATGTTCGTATTTTGTCTTCTAAGCTCTTAAAAATAAAAGAACAAGCAAAGAGTCAAGGCAAGGATAAAAAGTCAATATTAGGGCAAATAAAAAGCTTTAAGACAGACGATAAAACTAAATTTAATAAGAAAGACCATAGCAAAGGCGCAGAGAGATAAATATCGGCAGTCTTCGGACTGCCGTTATTTTTTTGCTCAGTTTAACGCAGTAAATCATATAATTGAAAGGGATATGTGTTATATGCTATAATTAGGTAGTTAATCTATACATTTAGAAAGGTAAAATATAGAATTGGAGAATGATATGGGATTTTCATATAATAAATTATGGAAGTTATTAATAGATAAAAATATGAAAAAAACAGACTTACAATGTGCAATAGCAACAACACCCAAGACAATAGCAAAAATGGGAAGAGACGAAAATGTAAGTTTGGAAACATTAGGAAAGATTTGTGAGTATTTTCAATGTGATATTGGAGATATTATTGAATATAGGAGAAAAAATGACTAAAGAGAATTTAGACTTTATAAATAATAATGGGGAAAAAGTTCTTCAATTAAATGATGATATATTTAAGAACATTTATGCACCACAGATGGTTGAATTTTATGATAAAGTTGAACAAAAAAATAATAAAATAAAATTAAAGTATGAAAGTAAATCACTAAATATGGATAGAAGTATAACATCAAAAAATATTATAGGTGTTAGTATGTTTGCTGGTGCGGGAGGTTTAGATATAGGTGCTCATCTTGCAGGAATTAATATAAAATATGCATCTGATATCAATGAGGATTGTGTCAAAACTTTAGAATCAAACGATATTTTTGATAATTCTATAAAAGAAGCAATAGATATAAATGACATAGATGTTTCTTCAATAAAGAAAAAATTACAAGATGAAGATTATGATAATATATTTTTTCAAAAATACAGTCAAATGAGTCGCTCGCAGAAAGGACTGGCTGGTGCGGGAGAATGGGAGACTTTGAAAAAGATGCTACCTGATTTTAAGGGTAAGCGTGTGCTTGATTTAGGATGCGGCTATGGATGGCACTGTATATATGCGATGGAAAACGGTGCTTCCTCTGTAGTAGGTGTTGATATTTCTCATAAAATGCTCGAAGTAGCAAAAGGAAAAACCCATTTTCCACAGATTGAATATGAATGCTGTGCCATAGAAGATGTGGATTTCCCAGAGGAGAGCTTTGATGTAATACTAAGTTCGCTTGCGTTTCATTATGTAGCAGACTATGAGAATTTAATAAAAAAGATATATAGGATGCTGAAGGCTGGTGGCAATTTAGTTTTTACAGTTGAACATCCTGTTTTTACTGCTCATGGAACACAAGACTGGTATTATAACGAAAAAGGAGAAATACTGCATTTCCCGGTGGACAATTATTATTATGAGGGCAAACGGACAGCTATGTTTTTGGAAGAAAAGGTTACAAAATATCATAGAACACTGACCACATATCTAAATACACTGCTTTCAAATAGTTTTATAATAAATCAGATTGTGGAGCCACAGCCGCCAGAGAACATGATGGATATTCCGGGGATGGCGGATGAAATGCGACGCCCAATGATGCTGATTGTATCGGCAAAAAAGAAGATGTAATAATATAGAAAAAATAAACGAGGAGTATGTAAATGAGATCAGAAAAAGAAATGATGGATTTAGTACTTTCTTTAGCAGAACAGGATGAACGTATTCGAATTGTGACCCTTGAGGGGTCACGCGCAAATATTAATATACCTAAAGATGAATTTCAGGATTATGATATTACATATTTTGTAAGTGATATAGAACCGTTTATATCTAATGATGACTGGCTTAATCAATTTGGGAATATTATAATGATGCAAAAACCGGAGGATATGGAACTATTCCCGGCTGAAGAGAAAGGCTACTCCTATATAATACTTTTTGATGATTATAATAAAATAGACCTTACCTTATTGCCCCTGGAAGAGTTGGGAAACTACCTGAATGACGATAAATTGATAAAGATTATTCTGGATAAGGATGGAAGGATTCAGCAAGCTGTAGTTCCGACCGACATGGATTATCATATAAGAAAACCCAGTGCCCGGGAATACGATGACTGCTGCAATGAATTCTGGAACACCACTACCTATGTGGTTAAGGGACTGTGCCGTAAGGAAATTTTATTTGCTATTGATCATTTTAATCAGATTGTTCGCCATGAGCTGCTGAGAATGATATCATGGAAGGTCGGCATCGAAACAGGCTTTAAATTAAGTGTAGGCAAGAACTATAAGTTTATTGAAAGGTATATATCCGAGGATTTGTGGGAGAAACTTTTGTCCACCTACCGGATGGATTCCTATGAAAACATATGGGAAGCATTATTTCTATGCCATCAATTGTTCAGGGCGGTATCCGGTGAGGTGGCGGAAAGGCTTCATTATGCCTATCCGGAGTATGATAGGAATATAACAAAATATACCAGGGACATGTATAAAAAATACACTGGTAAAACCGGCTGCCTGGATAGCACATATGCCGCTGATATAGAAGAGAGGCGGGAACAGTGATTACAGAAATGAAAGCAGGGCACCTGAAAGATATCGATAAACCCAGCGAACCATTTGAGGTGATAGGTAAGATTATACCGAGGTATGAAAACGAGAATTGGACCTTTACAGAATTACTCTATGAAGCGCCATATTTAAAAAGCTACCAAGACGAAGAGGATGAAGAGGATGAGGAGGCAGATTGCCTTGAATATATTGACAATACTGATAAGATAATATATCTTTACTACCAAGACGATAAATGCGTCGGAAAAGTTAAACTGCGAAAAAATTGGAACCGGTACGCTTATATAGAAGATATCGCCGTATGTAAGGATTTCAGGGGGCAAGGCATAGGCAGCGCGCTTATCAATATATCTATAGAATGGGCAAAGCATAAAAACTTGCATGGACTAATGCTTGAAACCCAGGACAATAACCTTATAGCTTGTAAATTCTATCATAATTGTGGTTTCAAAATCGGCTCCGTCGATACTATGTTATACGCCAACTTTGAAAACAACTTTGAAAAAGCTGTTTTCTGGTATTTAAGGTTTTAGAATGCAAGGAACAGTGAATTGGAGTTCGTCTTGTTATAATTAGCTTCTTGGGGTATCTTTAAATACTGTAGAAAAGAGGAAGGAAATAATAAATGGCTAAAATGAGAATATCACCGGAATTGAAAAAACTGATCGAAAAATACCGCTGCGTAAAAGATACGGAAGGAATGTCTCCTGCTAAGGTATATAAGCTGGTGGGAGAAAATGAAAACCTATATTTAAAAATGACGGACAGCCGGTATAAAGGGACCACCTATGATGTGGAACGGGAAAAGGACATGATGCTATGGCTGGAAGGAAAGCTGCCTGTTCCAAAGGTCCTGCACTTTGAACGGCATGATGGCTGGAGCAATCTGCTCATGAGTGAGGCCGATGGCGTCCTTTGCTCGGAAGAGTATGAAGATGAACAAAGCCCTGAAAAGATTATCGAGCTGTATGCGGAGTGCATCAGGCTCTTTCACTCCATCGACATATCGGATTGTCCCTATACGAATAGCTTAGACAGCCGCTTAGCCGAATTGGATTACTTACTGAATAACGATCTGGCCGATGTGGATTGCGAAAACTGGGAAGAAGACACTCCATTTAAAGATCCGCGCGAGCTGTATGATTTTTTAAAGACGGAAAAGCCCGAAGAGGAACTTGTCTTTTCCCACGGCGACCTGGGAGACAGCAACATCTTTGTGAAAGATGGCAAAGTAAGTGGCTTTATTGATCTTGGGAGAAGCGGCAGGGCGGACAAGTGGTATGACATTGCCTTCTGCGTCCGGTCGATCAGGGAGGATATCGGGGAAGAACAGTATGTCGAGCTATTTTTTGACTTACTGGGGATCAAGCCTGATTGGGAGAAAATAAAATATTATATTTTACTGGATGAATTGTTTTAGTACCTAGATTTAGATGTCTAAAAAGCTTTAACTACAAGCTTTTTAGACATCTAATCTTTTCTGAAGTACATCCGCAACTGTCCATACTCTGATGTTTTATATCTTTTCTAAAAGTTCGCTAGATAGAGTTCTATATTAGAGATGTAAAGAGTTTTGGTGAAGAGGTTTGTGAGTATGGCTTTTATAACCAGGGTGCAATGAGAAGCACTAACAGCAGCTAGCTTAAGAACGCATAGGATATACTTTTTATGGAAGTCACAGAGGAGGAATAAAATTTGAACAGGATTAACAGAGTAACCTCTATTCTTATTCAGCTGCAATCAAAAAAAATAATTCCTGCCAAAGAAATTGCACAGCGATTTAATATAAGCTTAAGGACAGTTTACAGAGATATCCGGACACTTGAAGAAGCCGGAATACCAATTGGATCTGAGGCCGGAAAAGGATATTTTCTTGTAGAGGGCTTCCTACTTCCGCCGGTAATGTTTACAGCGGCGGAAGTGGGTGCATTGATTACAGCAGGGAAATTTTTAAATTGCCATGGAGATGAATCATTTATAAAGGATTTTGATTCAGCTATGTATAAAATCAAATCTATTTTGAAGCATGGTGAAAAAAACTATGCACAGGAGTTGGAGAACAGTATTAACGTGTACAGCACATCTGGACAGAAAAATACATTGGCGGATAACGTTATTGCAGCAATTCAGACTGCAATCTGCAATAAAAGGGTAA includes:
- a CDS encoding class I SAM-dependent methyltransferase; this encodes MSRSQKGLAGAGEWETLKKMLPDFKGKRVLDLGCGYGWHCIYAMENGASSVVGVDISHKMLEVAKGKTHFPQIEYECCAIEDVDFPEESFDVILSSLAFHYVADYENLIKKIYRMLKAGGNLVFTVEHPVFTAHGTQDWYYNEKGEILHFPVDNYYYEGKRTAMFLEEKVTKYHRTLTTYLNTLLSNSFIINQIVEPQPPENMMDIPGMADEMRRPMMLIVSAKKKM
- a CDS encoding DNA-binding protein, with the translated sequence MEYKDIRENLEEMMNDNYKDFIKALVSIEKGVNDKKALEEVYVLYMNNDTTGLLSDDFDYMIDDMKEQGKIVENVSDIEEKDDLINIVGNIAGQVENLERENANGEKFKVSNFLIVSKDDDGNKVYTNCSAYGDKTKDLENLKQGDFVKIFGQVKTSIDNNGKEHKNVRILSSKLLKIKEQAKSQGKDKKSILGQIKSFKTDDKTKFNKKDHSKGAER
- a CDS encoding helix-turn-helix domain-containing protein; the protein is MGFSYNKLWKLLIDKNMKKTDLQCAIATTPKTIAKMGRDENVSLETLGKICEYFQCDIGDIIEYRRKND
- a CDS encoding aminoglycoside nucleotidyltransferase ANT(6)-Ia, which produces MRSEKEMMDLVLSLAEQDERIRIVTLEGSRANINIPKDEFQDYDITYFVSDIEPFISNDDWLNQFGNIIMMQKPEDMELFPAEEKGYSYIILFDDYNKIDLTLLPLEELGNYLNDDKLIKIILDKDGRIQQAVVPTDMDYHIRKPSAREYDDCCNEFWNTTTYVVKGLCRKEILFAIDHFNQIVRHELLRMISWKVGIETGFKLSVGKNYKFIERYISEDLWEKLLSTYRMDSYENIWEALFLCHQLFRAVSGEVAERLHYAYPEYDRNITKYTRDMYKKYTGKTGCLDSTYAADIEERREQ
- the aph(3')-IIIa gene encoding aminoglycoside O-phosphotransferase APH(3')-IIIa; this translates as MAKMRISPELKKLIEKYRCVKDTEGMSPAKVYKLVGENENLYLKMTDSRYKGTTYDVEREKDMMLWLEGKLPVPKVLHFERHDGWSNLLMSEADGVLCSEEYEDEQSPEKIIELYAECIRLFHSIDISDCPYTNSLDSRLAELDYLLNNDLADVDCENWEEDTPFKDPRELYDFLKTEKPEEELVFSHGDLGDSNIFVKDGKVSGFIDLGRSGRADKWYDIAFCVRSIREDIGEEQYVELFFDLLGIKPDWEKIKYYILLDELF
- the sat4 gene encoding streptothricin N-acetyltransferase Sat4, yielding MITEMKAGHLKDIDKPSEPFEVIGKIIPRYENENWTFTELLYEAPYLKSYQDEEDEEDEEADCLEYIDNTDKIIYLYYQDDKCVGKVKLRKNWNRYAYIEDIAVCKDFRGQGIGSALINISIEWAKHKNLHGLMLETQDNNLIACKFYHNCGFKIGSVDTMLYANFENNFEKAVFWYLRF
- a CDS encoding helicase-related protein, producing the protein KNTENRKDYWIVEFNENHELVPDYSGQIVTKDLINILRQKDIDVKDHNQTLGENEFGEMTDDYIGYFKFYFDHYVDGEVVEHYRIDLGDGEEVNEREFSYLEEQVALSEEKSLKEETKEKIEPKFKIGDQVRYKDKDFTITDFDELSGGLKTVTIRDNMEYMGGMIRGSEVIPYRNDSYLEEIFENLSQTSEKLAVKVGKEFILEDENTFDGINLIETGTKVEVNGEEIPLYKGETFEESRKIDALLDSGNYEIYKLSEHENQIERQVEQESFIDNYNPEIDQMMDRYNVPREAAENLLRGKEDLKNLGYEPNKESLSFARNYDLKTHIYSEYLTPSEKLDKNIKAIKMLKRLENENRSPREYEQAYLADYLGWGGLSDVFDEEKGGQWLEARNILNENLTNEEYLNAKESTLTSFYTPIEVMDGIYKTLTDMGFKTGNILEPSAGVGNFIGNMPSEIKGSKVYGVEKDSLSGRIARELYPEANIQIKGFEETNFSNNFFDLVIGNVPFGDFKVNDREYNRNNFLIHDYFFAKSIDKVRNGGIIAFITSSGTMDKKDESVRKYINARCEFLGAMRLPNTTFKGLAGTEVTSDIIFLKKRDSVIERDDDWIHLAIDNKGLTYNKYFVDNPQMVLGDMKEVSGRFGNTITCNEKEDENLKDLMDLASKEISSNSKYEEVELLEDEELSLPATDDVKNFSYTIIDEDVYLRENSVLIKQNISDKNKEKIKDYLDVMNALKDVIEKQKDDYSDAEIKESQAKLNEVYDNFSKKHGFINSLSNTRALKEDSNFPLVSSIEILDDEDNFKAKSDIFSKRTITKAKVVDHVDNSLEALVLSVSQKGYVDFEYMESITSKDRDTLIGELEGEIFLDIKDTDLINNRMPFENFNNDDPFHFSYVSADEYLSGNIREKIGYLNSYIGEIENVIDLAPPEKKDTLLNELGKLKYQREKLQEVMPEELTASDINVRLGATWIPQKDIEDFTFNLLKTPGYDRWNINVRFSPHTSEWNIEGKSVDSTNDLANMTYGTSRVNAYKLIENALNLKDTKVFDQVINDDGSKTSVLNKKETMLASQKQELIKEEFKNWIFEDPDRRYRLEKIYNEKFNSIRNREFDGSNLTFDGMNTEIRLREHQKNAIARTLYGGNTLLAHVVGAGKTFEMVASAMESKKLGLASKSLFVVPNHLTTQIGREFMQLYPSANIMVADKKDFQPKNRKRFIGRIATGEYDAVIIGHSQFEKIPMSKEYQVRHIQDQIDDIVSFIDENKRNRGENFTVKQLEKTKKKLLVRLEKLNDDFKKDDVITFEELGVDKLFIDEAHNYKNLFLHTKMRNVAGIGQSEAFKSSDMYMKCRYMDEMTDGKGVVFATGTPISNSMTELYTMQRYLQYDDLKARGLEHFDAWASTFGETENTFELSPEGTGYRQKTRFSKFYNLPELMSMFKEVADIKTSDMLNLPVPEANFEVIKTKPTEEQKEILEAISERADAVRNNQVEPTEDNMLKITNDGKKLALDQRLINPLLPDDPDSKVNVCVKNIFSIWDKTKENSSTQLVFSDMSTPKGDGEFNIYDDIRNKLVNMGIPKEEIAFIHEADTDKQKDELFSKVRRGEVRVLLGSTQKMGAGTNVQNKLIALHDLDVPWRPSDLEQRSGRIVRQGNENDKVNIFRYVTENTFDAYLWQTIENKQKFISQIMTSKTPVRVAEDVDEASLSYSEIKALATGNPLIKEKMDLDNEVTKLKMLEANYKSNKYKIEDKVNKIYPQSILKTEMEIQAVKEDVASIEKLGDGESKFTSITLGANKILGKKEAGEKLLEKIKNVKINDSKVIGKYRNLDLQVSYNFMTNTHTFKLLGKAEYFGEFSNSTDGNITRLDNAIEKIPARLERLNQNLENYKESLENAKVELTKPFEKADELRDKTLRLAEINKLLDMGEVEELENQSPLLEDLKRAIVDYSNYEFSESNSYEDFDKLYPDLSHIGLAYTETPDGKHSIQYEVNLEEKTWTQYVDDVAIRTESFVEEDISNSQALKDITEAIKMSSFDDLVSVDEEDLKQALGLEIDDDGNFYDPLAKDLDNDGIPDRYDNDFKDSDYFESTYDVEDNFQAREEKPSILGQISKFKSEEEKDKNQEKSEKGQER